The Plasmodium gaboni strain SY75 chromosome 9, whole genome shotgun sequence DNA segment ttaattttatatgtagattataaaaaatgaaaaaaataatacataataaatatataatatatatacaaagacaataaatataatatatgttaatatatctatatataaaatttatttcattataattatctatatattataattttatatacatatacataaatctttataattattgtttttttatatattcttgtggtatgttttaatttataaatttattatatttttatatgttttttttgattttttaaaagtattttattttacatgcatgtatattcataaattgtatatatgtaaatttttgtttcattatttaaataagGGGGAAAAGAGaattatgtataaatacatatatataaatatatatattatattttgatacttatatatatatattatatatatttatatatatatatatatataacaaaaaggattttatattaataatttaggtgatttattttttgtatttattattccataatattattatatataaaaatccgcatctttttttactcctctttaataaaaaagaagagagttgtaaaaaatatgttttaataGATTAAAActtgtatatatatatattatttaaatttcCGTTACGTTAGTAATGTTTTctatttttgtttttatattatgatgaatataaataggCTAACATATCATCTCAAGTGGTTGTATgtaattttaaaattaaaataaaattatatacctttattaatatatttatgaataatGTGGTATAAAAAGAGgaaaacaaaataaataaatgaataatatatatatatatatatatataatatttatatatatcataaaaaatatatatatataataaaaatattagaaGTATATTAGATTAATACGAATTAAGATTttcaataaaaaaaaaaaaaggaaaaaaaaaaagttcATCTTTATGTgtttaacatatatatatagttatatgtatgagcactttcttttaaatctttccttttgttattattttattttttttcttgtaattcctaggaaaaaaaataaaaaaaatgtattaaaataaaagggAATActaatgaaaaaaatataatatatgaattttaATTGTgtattaattatattttaaaggCAAAAAGAggatataatattttaaagcacatataaatattatattatatattataatttttttttttcatttttattatatataaataaaatatgaattatcacatattatatataaagttgtgttttatttattatattgaaatacttaattttttttttgttttttttgtgtctgtttataaaaatgtcGCTAAATggtaaatatataattttctaataaatgtatatatttttattttatgtttatatatatatatatttatttatttatttatatgtgtgttctaaaaaaaaaaatattatgtgATGCTATACATAAATTAGTCTTTAtgtaaaagaaaaaaaatataaaaaatgaacctaacttaaaataaaattatattttatgttcacacttaatacataataaaacTTTTTAGAATACATACCCTTAAGacatatgatatatattttaaatgtataaaatattatatttgaaGAAACTCTCATTTGAATGTACTACTATGTGATTTTCCttgatgatatatataaacaaagaaaaaaaaaaaaaagaaaaaaacatacatcacattataaaaatttagttttaaatataattaatatttaataaaataaataaataattatacgttctcttataaatatataagtatttaaaataaaaaaaaataagatcaataagaaaataattatattactattaataGTAACAATTTTGTATACACTAATACAAAAATGAGctaaaattaattaaatgttatataaaaaagttGATTCAATATAATGACTgaacaatataaaaaaaaaaaaaaaaatgataataataaacaatCCTTTGTCTACATATATAGTAATAACGGTCAACCAAAAACAAAAGATGATTATTTACTATTAAAAGATTTAcaaaaagaatattatgataaagAACAGGATGAACAAAATATGATAGAACACTTAGAACAATTACAAGGAGAAATGCAATACGTATTTGAAGAATTACNNNNNNNNNNNNNNNNNNNNNNNNNNNNNNNNNNNNNNNNNNNNNNNNNNNNNNNNNNNNNNNNNNNNNNNNNNNNNNNNNNNNNNNNNNNNNNNNNNNNTAAGTTGCCTACATATAAGAAGaaaggaaaatatatacagaaatattaataaaatatacatatataaatataaatatatatatatatatatatatatatatatatatatacatatttccatattttttgggggaatatataaaaaaaaaaatgatagGTCTTCATAATATGTGTCATATTAAAATTGTACATTTCAATTTTCCATGTAAATATACCTGGTATTGTTGGAGTTACTCAATTTCCATATTAAGAGAGATACAactaatatttttaaaataagagttaacatatttttactACTGTAATGTGCATTTGATGAAAAGGCTGGAAGAACGgacattttattatatgtatgtttAAGTGATGTATTATCTTTAAACGtagtattattttttaatatattaaatatcTTAATAGggtaaataataattttattataataaataaatatatatataaacaaatacaataacaaaatcaaataaaaaatatacattacatatataaatatatatatatatatttacatatattaatttataattaatttttttttatgatagaaaatgaaaatacaACAAATATACTCTATATActtaattatatattttgaaaaataaaaatatatatatatatatatatatatataaaacttgtaaaaaaggaacaaatatttttatcctattaattttttttttcttcatttatataaatatatacaaacaaaaaaaaaaaaaaaaaatacatatatataaaattaatgtatatattcaaattgtatattaatatagaatcatataaatataagaggtgtgtaatttatatgcatttagaaaaaaaaaataaaaacatattaaataaaatattatgtaaaataAACTAATCTTTTCACaaatttatgaaaaaatcATTTTACACCTctaaaacaaataaaaataacaaaaacaaataagctaacatatattgaaatggtgaatattatattatatatgcctattattattttatataaatttattttcctattatataatcatcacaaatttatattccatataaaaaaataataatataattatttacatattatgtataaaaaaattgaacttataattttttttttacataatattatataataatatagtTTTTAGATATACAAACGAATTATctcttattttatttattttttcttttttttgttaatatttttaattttaatttatgACATAATTTTAGCAAcgataaaaaaaaaaaaattaaaattaaaataaactatttttttatatattatgaaaacgttgtgtaaatttttttcttttattttttttaatatttttgtacatatatatacaatatattatgtatatatatatttttccatatagtaatatatattatcgGCAAATAATTCAAAATTTTATGCACAATAagtatatacatatatactatattccatataaaaaaataataatataattatttacatattatgtataaaaaaattgaacttataattttttttttacataatattatataataatatagtTTTTAGATATACAAACGAATTATctcttattttatttattttttcttttttttgttaatatttttaattttaatttatgACATAATTTTAGCAAcgataaaaaaaaaaaaattaaaattaaaataaactatttttttatatattatgaaaacgttgtgtaaatttttttcttttattttttttaatatttttgtacatatatatacaatatattatgtatatatatatttttccatatagtaatatatattatcggcaaataattcaaaatatctatacaatatattatgtatatatatatttttccatatagtaatatatattatccGCAAATAATTCAAAATTTTATGCACAATAagtatatacatatatactatatatatatacttaatTTCACATATAAGCCgaaaaaagaattattatatgtacaaggaaatattattatgattttcttctatatattaataaaattattatatacatgcaaattttatatattgagGAATTTGCAAggaaatattattatgattttcttctatatattaataaaattattatatacatgcaaattttatatattgagGAATTTGAGCCatattaaagaaatatatatatatttcctaGATTATAAGCAGCTTAAAAGCCTAGGAGAATAtgaaattaatataatgatataaatatatatatatatatatatatataacattttattaaatatatgtggGAATTCTGTGGAAAAGAAATTGCtctataaaataatatatatatatatatatatatatttatttattcatttttttaaattaaaatatatagttttttataaatatattttgttaaaatattttaataaaatatatccTTACTAAGAggtattttatttttataataagaGAATTTATTCTAAATTTGTAATATTTcaacaaaatattttatttgattgttctttttttttttttttttattatacatatatatatatatatatatatatatatatttatatgatattctattgtatatttaaaataattttattaatatatatattatagtTTAATGgacaataatataaataaaatatatccATGTGGAAAATAAGGAAACAACGAAAgtgttttttctttcttttttttttttttttgtgtgtataataattttaagatattatatattttaaaaaaattaactCCATTGTTCAAgctttatatatatatatttataatcaatgtattttatattgtttatttttttttctttttgaGATTACATTAAagttataaatataaaaatgacgaaattttatttattccTATGTATGATGAAATGAATAANNNNNNNNNNNNNNNNNNNNNNNNNNNNNNNNNNNNNNNNNNNNNNNNNNNNNNNNNNNNNNNNNNNNNNNNNNNNNNNNNNNNNNNNNNNNNNNNNNNNNNNNNNNNNNNNNNNNNNNNNNNNNNNNNNNNNNNNNNNNNNNNNNNNNNNNNNNNNNNNNNNNNNNNNNNNNNNNNNNNNNNNNNNNNNNNNNNNNNNNNNNNNNNNNNNNNNNNNNNNNNNNNNNNNNNNNNNNNNNNNNNNNNNNNNNNNNNNNNNNNNNNNNNNNNNNNNNNNNNNNNNNNNNNNNNNNNNNNNNNcaaatattaaaaaggaaagaagaaaaaaaaaaaaaatatgaatatgaatatgaataatttaattatataaacaagCAAATTGAGCaaacaaaatgaatatacgttcatatgtatttatatatatatatatgtggTTAAATATGACATTACCattaaatcatatataggtttatatatattttacacTAAATGAAAAAGCTCCCATAAAATGTCataacattattatatattaaaattgGTAAAAAAATCTATGTACttgaattatattatataaatgtgtaactttttgtttttcctatttaattaatattaaaaataaaatatagaatatgaaatataataacaaatgaaaatgcataaataaaataaataatacaaatttaaaaaaaaaatgtgaactatacaaaatttacattttttaatcatttttcaaaattttcataatttttaagAATTTATAGAACGgtatgattttttttttttttgaatatattaaatggatttttattatacatatatatacaatatctgtttttataagtatatattttttttattttattattattttttttttttttgtaagagtaatttctttaatcattaaaattgaatattatatgaaagAATTTATGtaacatttatttttagaaGACATTggtttatttatttattatatattttattattttattatttatttattttttatggagaatttatattttgatcATCTTCGTCTTCATCTTGATATTCTTGTTTGTTTTATGAAATCCCATTGTTCTTCTTCTTCTGGTGttaaattttcatttggtttttcttttcttgCTTCTCtaaattcatttaataatgCTTGGAAAACATTATTACTTTCGTTATATAATGTCATACGAAATTCTGCTAGCAGTTCTACCATATCAGACCAACTTTTAAATTTAGCATCATAATCATCTAATGATGTTAATCCTTGTACTAAAACTTGACAACTTTGTACTGTTATATTTACCCAATTAGAATGTTCAAACATATTTAGGTGTTGCCATTCTTCAAATAATTTCCGTTCATATGCACTTTGAGGTTGTGTTTTAAATTCATTTGATACTGTACTGTCTGCGGCTGGTACAGGTAAGTTATGAATTTTATTACTTACTTTATTTGATTGTGTTTCATCTGCATTTAATGATGCTGCAGTTAGTTGTTCATGTGATTCTTGTGATGTTGTTGATTTTGAGGTTGTTTCTTGTGAAGTTGTTGCTTGTGAAGTTGTTGCTTGTGAAGTTGTTGCTTGTGAAGTTGTTGCTTGTGAAGTTGTTGCTTGTGAAGTTGTTGCTTTTGAGGTTGTTGCCTGTGAAGTTGATGCTTTTGAGGTAGTTTCCTGTGAGGTTGTTTCTTCTATAGGTAATGATTGTACATGGCCTTTCCTTAAATTCTGTTCTTGTATAATTGCTTCAGATAAATTCCTAATATCATTCCCTTTGTATGAGTTGGCATATTTATAGTTGAACGTATTCAAATATGAACTATAGAAagagaaaataaataaataaataaatatataaatatatatatatatatatatatatatatatatatatatttattattattttattttattaccAAATGACAAAAAgaatgtatataaattctTTTGTTCCAACTTTTgaaaacatattattatttttacgggtttccatttttttctatggatttttttttgatatttatttgaatttttacttaagaaaaatatacataaaatacaaaaatgaaaaagaaagCTAAAACAGAAGGGGGGGGCTCACTCAATTtgtatttaataataatatttttttttattatatttctctttgaagaaaaacaaaataacaacaaaatatataaaacatattattattatatatatattattttagCATAAATctaaaatatgtataaatggtgtaaaaaagaaaagagaagaaatatatttaaaattaaatgtataaaataaaaaattaagaagaaaaaaaaaacaattttaTTCGTTTTTATACAAATGTTTTGagatattattattaataattagaaatagaattatattttctacctttttttttttttttttttaagtataaaaaatacaaaaaatacaaaaaatacaaaaatacaaaaatacaaaaatttGCTGTTGTttcttataaaattattaaaaatactaatatagtatatattaaattataattaattatatataaataaatatataaacacaATTGTATTActaattataatatattttatatgtaaatataatatatatgatatatatatatataattaaatatatttatatatatattatgacagtattttttcttcatgctgatttaatttatatatagattcttttaataaaaaatagGTAGAAATgattttttcattttataaacCCTTGgagatatatatttataaaaaaatttattaataacataatataacataaaaaaaaaataataataaataaataatataaaataaaagggTTGCgatttatttattatgttaCAAAActatttttacttttataCAAAAAGATTATGAAGATTGGTATGCCCTAAGAAATagtattttatataaaacgaaaaaaaaaaaaaaaaaaaaaataaataaataaaataatatggttcctaaatttttattttattttatataaccAATAcgtaaatattttcatcttgAATTGTACTcatgaagaaaaatatgtccttcaaaatattaatatataaataaaaacaatttttaatacatatatatatatatatatatatatatatatttttatataatttttatgatttCAAAATTGTACAGGGAAATAGcgtttttattatataaatgttaaaaaaaaaaattcaaaattttctcatcattaatatgatatttaatatatatatatattttatattttatgtcCCAAATATTGAATGTAATGGGATACTCTAAAAAATgtatgaaaataatatattattttataaatatataaatataatatattaattttccattttcacaaaaatttaaaataaaaaaaaaaaaaaatacatcaatatgtatattatataaatgaatgaatatataaatatttacatttagagatatatttatatgtttctttatttttatataattatatttattatttattcaaTAAGCGTGTACTTCTTTAAtggtaaaaaaaattatatgtacaGAGGCcagaagaaaaaaaaataaattaaaaaaaaaatgaatatatttaaaaaaaaataatgtcATTTTTTCCtgttgtttttttttttttcagtttttaaaaatggtaaattaataaaaaggaataaaaagaaagaaaaatatattattagtgtaaattttataaaatatgtgaacataaatataaatatatataaaatatatatatatatatatatatatatatatatattttatgtccttttcaaaaaaaaaaaaaaagaggaataacatataatatatattatatatattatatatatttatttaagTATATATTGTACTTGTGGGaaatactttttttttttttttgtcctttttttttttttgttaatatataagttaatttatttgttatttaattttttattatttattatttttttttttttttcatgttatttttatggTCTTTAATAAAAACACTATGagattatatatatagtaggataaaataattaaaaaaaataaatttataattttccTAGTTTTTACGaactatataatatatatatatatataatggaaaataattatttataaaataaaaaaaaaataatatatgtaaattaaaatttaaataacaatttgtattgaaaatacaaaatatatttatatataggaAAGTTAATTATACTGGttcttattattaaaaaatttttttttttttttggagaataaaataaaatttaaattatatatatattttttttaattataaaaatttcaATGAGGTTCcttaatattatataaaatataatttccttaactaaaaaatttaaaaaaaaaaatttttttttggttcTTACAAACAATAATGGAAAAATTTTTTAGAATATCTTATAATAAACAGTCTATAAGACAAATAATTCATATGTTATATTTCATATGgtaaattaaaaaaaaaaaaaaaaaaaagagagAAAAGAAGAgtagaagaaaaaaaaaagttgactttatataatatagtttttaaaatattttaagaggaaataaaaaatatatcaatatatacatatatttatatatatttatatatatttcttttattactttttggaattattttatatatcattatttgtCATATATGTGACAATAAccttttaatatattatctaaatttttatattttattttattttttgtagtttaatttttatcttttataatacAAACACGTGCTTGCGAAAAATCTCAAAATGTGATAGAAACTTGTCGGAGTTAAATTTAGGAGAGCAAACAGATTATGATGAAAGTGAGATTAgtaatattaaaaacatTCCATTTTACCCTGATAAATTTAATAAGTTGGAATATAAATTAAGAGAAGTATGGAATAAATTAGAGACAGACGAACATGATGATTATATGGATGTTACTGTTgaatattttgaaaaattattagaTAATGACAAAAATCTAGAAAATTACGAAAAGtattatgaaaaaagaGCCTTAGTTGCTTATATGTTACATGAATTTCGTAGAGGATATCTGAATGAACAAAATAGAAAATTTAGGAATTTTCTAcataatttaaaagaaaaaagaattaaagAACCTATAGATACATTGAATGCTGATGAACAAGATGAATggaataaaataaagaatgaaaaaattaaaagtGATGAAGAATGGAAAAAATATCAATTACAAACATGGGAAtatttaatgaaaatgGAATATTCTAAAATGACATCATGTCAAAATGTGtaatatgattattattatataaattataaagtctaataaataataacagcatctttttattattttttaatatatatattaaaaaatatttatttatttatatatttatattttttttctcatatAATCAATAAGaaaagataatattttcctttAAAGTGGAACTTTCATATGTAAtagttttattttattttattatttatttatttatttattttttttttttttttgttaacttattatattatatgtattttaaaaatttgtaaatattttttattttttttcatttatatatgtttgtaattcatattattaatcCCATTATGCCATTcttatattcttttttgtattgtatatatgtgtatattttattttcataaaatttCCAAATATATgggaaataaaaatatatttaaaaattaataaaatgtagttttaaaataatgtatttatttgtaaaataaacattatatatatatatatatatatatatatatatatatatttttaataaaaaaagaattataataaaagagttgttaagaaattattttgtagagtataatatgtaaataaaaaataacaagACAAATGTttgaaaattattttataataatatgatgaGTTATGAACAAAGTAAATACGATTTGTTTTCAATTTAAATggttattatatattttgagATTACAAAacatatgataatatagAATAATGTTAAAACTctcatatttatttaaaaaaaaaaaaaaaaaaaagtcTTCTTAATAAATTTAACAAGGTTGTAACTAATATACCCATATGGTAAAATATATCTCATTTTATTCCTCTTACCTgttgtt contains these protein-coding regions:
- a CDS encoding ring-exported protein 4; its protein translation is MEKFFRISYNKQSIRQIIHMLYFICLIFIFYNTNTCLRKISKCDRNLSELNLGEQTDYDESEISNIKNIPFYPDKFNKLEYKLREVWNKLETDEHDDYMDVTVEYFEKLLDNDKNLENYEKYYEKRALVAYMLHEFRRGYLNEQNRKFRNFLHNLKEKRIKEPIDTLNADEQDEWNKIKNEKIKSDEEWKKYQLQTWEYLMKMEYSKMTSCQNV
- a CDS encoding ring-exported protein 3, whose product is METRKNNNMFSKVGTKEFIYILFVICSYLNTFNYKYANSYKGNDIRNLSEAIIQEQNLRKGHVQSLPIEETTSQETTSKASTSQATTSKATTSQATTSQATTSQATTSQATTSQATTSQETTSKSTTSQESHEQLTAASLNADETQSNKVSNKIHNLPVPAADSTVSNEFKTQPQSAYERKLFEEWQHLNMFEHSNWVNITVQSCQVLVQGLTSLDDYDAKFKSWSDMVELLAEFRMTLYNESNNVFQALLNEFREARKEKPNENLTPEEEEQWDFIKQTRISR
- a CDS encoding exported protein (hyp11), which gives rise to MLTLILKILVVSLLIWKLSNSNNT